A genome region from Setaria italica strain Yugu1 chromosome III, Setaria_italica_v2.0, whole genome shotgun sequence includes the following:
- the LOC101777678 gene encoding calreticulin-3, with the protein MGRAFLHRALVLASLLLLASGEIFFEERFDDGWEHRWVKSDWKKSQGQAGTFRHTAGTYSGDPDDKGIQTTGDARHFAISAKFPEFSNKNRTLVIQYSLKIEQDIECGGAYIKLMSGYLNQKKFGGDTPYSFMFGPDICGDQKKKLHLILSYQGQNYPIKKELKCEADKLTHFYTFILRPDATYSLLIDNREREFGSMYTDWDILPPRRIKDVNAKKPKDWDDREYIEDPDQVKPEGYDSIPKEIPDPKDKKPESWDDDDNGIWKPRMIPNPEYKGPWKRKKIKNPNYKGKWKTPWIDNPEFEDDPDLYVLKPLQYVGIEVWQVKAGSVFDNILICDDPDYARHVVDETFAANKEAEKEAFEGAEKKRKAREEEEARRAREEGERRRRERDRDRGRDRFRDRYKRHRHYDYHDEL; encoded by the exons ATGGgccgcgccttcctccaccGCGCGCTGGTCCTCGCGTCGttgctcctcctcgcctccggcGAGATCTTCTTCGAGGAGCGATTCGATG ATGGGTGGGAGCACCGTTGGGTGAAATCGGATTGGAAGAAGAGCCAAGGACAAGCTGGAACGTTCCGCCACACAGCGGGAACCTATTCTGGAGATCCTGATGATAAAG GTATACAGACAACTGGGGATGCCAGACATTTTGCTATATCAGCAAAATTCCCGGAATTTAGTAACAAGAACCGAACATTGGTGATCCAGTACTCTCTAAAGATTGAGCAGGATATTGAATGTGGTGGTGCTTACATCAAACTTATGTCTGGCTATCTCAACCAGAAGAAATTTGGGGGCGACACTCCTTACAG CTTCATGTTTGGGCCTGATATATGTGGGGACCAGAAAAAGAAGCTTCATCTCATACTTTCATACCAAGGGCAAAACTACCCTatcaagaaagagctaaaaTGTGAAGCAGACAAGTTGACACATTTTTACACATTTATTCTCAGACCTGATGCCACTTATAGCCTCCTTATTGATAACCGGGAGAGAGAATTCGGGAGCATGTACACTGACTGGGATATCCTTCCTCCTCGTAGGATCAAAGATGTTAATGCAAAAAAG CCAAAAGATTGGGATGACAGGGAATATATTGAAGATCCTGATCAAGTTAAGCCAGAG GGATATGATTCAATTCCTAAAGAGATACCTGATCCAAAGGACAAAAAG CCTGAATCATGGGATGATGACGACAATGGTATATGGAAGCCCAGAATGATACCTAATCCAGAATACAAGGGACCATGGAAGCGGAAG AAAATTAAGAATCCTAACTACAAAGGAAAGTGGAAGACCCCATGGATTGACAATCCAG AGTTTGAGGATGACCCAGACCTATACGTTCTGAAACCTTTGCAGTATGTGGGGATTGAAGTCTGGCAG GTCAAAGCTGGTTCTGTTTTTGACAACATTTTGATTTGCGATGATCCCGACTATGCAAGACATGTTGTAGACGAAACTTTTGCTGCAAATAAGGAG GCTGAAAAGGAGGCCTTTGAAGGAGCtgaaaagaagaggaaggctaGAGAAGAAGAG GAAGCACGGCGGGCGCGAGAGGAAGGGGAGAGACGAAGGCGAGAAAGGGATAGGGACCGTGGCAGGGACCGTTTCAGGGATAGATACAAG CGTCATAGGCACTACGACTACCAT GACGAGCTGTAG